The following coding sequences lie in one Treponema sp. OMZ 790 genomic window:
- a CDS encoding DNA adenine methylase: MKEQQEENKDFLTTQIITYLGNKRTLIYKIEDEIKLISKNLNKEKLICADLFSGSGIVARMLKKYASKIIVNDLENYSYVINSCYLRNKEEYPKKLCDQLRKEIIYSCSDKKIPGIITENYAPKNDNKIEKGERVFYTHQNALLIDTYRNLIDKIVPEENLKRFFLAPLITEASIHVNTSGVFKGFYKDKNTGIGCFGASGKNALTRILGEVELKEPVFSNFNSELEFFTKDAVELSKEIKKIDIAYIDPPYNQHPYGSNYFMLNLILKNKLDVPISKVSGITQDWKRSAFNKPYLALKSMEEIISSLDSKYAVISYNSEGFISFEDMTAMLKKYGELKTAEIKYNTFRGSRNLNNRNIHVSEYLFVLKK; encoded by the coding sequence ATGAAAGAACAGCAAGAAGAAAATAAGGACTTTCTTACTACACAGATAATTACATACCTCGGCAATAAAAGAACTCTGATATATAAAATAGAAGATGAGATAAAATTAATTTCAAAAAACTTAAACAAAGAAAAGCTTATCTGTGCGGATCTTTTTTCAGGCTCAGGTATAGTTGCCCGAATGTTAAAAAAATATGCTTCAAAAATAATCGTTAATGATTTGGAAAATTATTCATATGTTATAAACTCATGTTATCTTAGAAACAAAGAAGAATATCCTAAAAAACTTTGCGATCAATTAAGAAAAGAAATCATCTATTCTTGTTCGGATAAAAAAATCCCCGGAATAATTACAGAAAACTATGCTCCAAAGAATGACAACAAAATCGAAAAAGGAGAAAGGGTTTTTTATACACATCAAAATGCTCTTTTAATCGATACCTATAGAAATCTTATCGATAAAATTGTACCGGAGGAAAATTTAAAGAGATTTTTTTTGGCTCCCTTAATTACCGAAGCTTCAATTCATGTAAATACGAGCGGTGTGTTTAAGGGTTTTTATAAGGATAAAAATACGGGGATAGGCTGCTTCGGCGCCAGCGGGAAAAATGCCCTGACAAGAATATTGGGCGAGGTGGAATTAAAAGAGCCCGTTTTTAGTAATTTTAATTCCGAGCTTGAATTTTTTACAAAGGATGCTGTAGAACTTTCAAAAGAAATAAAGAAAATAGATATCGCTTATATCGATCCGCCTTATAACCAACACCCCTACGGTTCAAATTATTTTATGCTTAATTTAATTCTTAAAAATAAACTCGATGTTCCTATAAGCAAGGTAAGCGGAATTACCCAAGACTGGAAGCGCTCCGCCTTTAATAAACCTTATCTGGCTTTAAAATCTATGGAAGAAATTATATCATCTCTTGATTCGAAGTATGCAGTTATTTCTTATAATTCGGAGGGCTTTATTTCTTTTGAAGATATGACCGCTATGCTGAAAAAATATGGAGAACTAAAAACTGCCGAAATAAAATACAATACTTTTCGGGGAAGCCGAAATCTTAACAATAGGAACATTCATGTTTCGGAATACTTGTTTGTTTTAAAAAAATAG
- a CDS encoding MFS transporter, with translation MEEQLSNFRIKQGRSVFSAYNGINSFSFALVTGNTITLYALALKANSTVIGLLTAFMYMCYFTIPLGKLMARRFTIVKTFAYTWFLRNSSLLPILFIPFFYFRGENEAAIFMLLLAVALFNFFRGAGIVANNPVISLLAPGKDRNSYIVKISLTNNTAALAAIIFLTVFLWFSPRLGIDIVSTYNITAIIGIITGFAASALLLKLPDPDFERRMEAVKEAKAEGRSRKEIRKLKKGNQNLQKGSFFAAAKEAFGDKNFALYIFSFFIIQFGISLARPFIIVYGRSVYGIPDNLVIIFSLASTMGSLLVGLLMRLLIDRMGAKPMYVIFTALSVAALFPAIVAPAREMQLIAFIFLILFSMITNMGFSAQMDASQAYFFGIVPSKSLMDLSMLNFFVMGITGALGSILGGRILDMLQTSGFSNLSMYRLFFSGVIICILFGMIFQIRLLNLGGRLVKDALAVIFSPRDMKALNLLYKLDSSASLQTEEKILHELTATASQESADKLNQYMSSPRFSIRYSAMKSLNSLEKLSAKNKESLLEELNKGEFTTAALAAKTLAHFNVYQAVEPLRNALESEDYLLAGEAMIALARLKDEASQFKISQILSGTQNPKILLSGIKAMETYRSVNSIPFIIDLLRREGLPSLVEDEAYLSLASMMKVEGGFYFAYDRFKNEARDTGAIFTDMLDEAFAKRKNSDLKFKKIILTFISEASNDTEFIKWFLDLAEDFLGMNTALLLSVIMDIDMVTNKSFRFFLCYWTVSIFKEPRLAAI, from the coding sequence ATGGAAGAACAATTATCTAATTTTAGAATTAAACAGGGCCGCAGCGTTTTTAGTGCGTACAATGGAATCAACTCGTTTTCATTTGCTCTCGTTACAGGAAACACAATCACTCTTTATGCTCTTGCTCTAAAAGCTAACAGTACCGTCATAGGTTTGCTTACAGCCTTTATGTACATGTGCTATTTTACAATTCCTTTAGGCAAGCTTATGGCTCGGCGTTTTACAATTGTAAAAACCTTTGCTTATACTTGGTTTTTGCGAAACAGCTCGCTTTTACCCATCTTGTTTATTCCGTTCTTTTATTTTAGAGGCGAAAATGAAGCAGCCATCTTTATGCTCTTACTTGCAGTAGCCCTTTTTAATTTTTTTCGCGGTGCCGGAATAGTTGCAAACAATCCGGTTATAAGCCTTTTGGCTCCCGGTAAGGATCGAAATTCTTATATAGTCAAAATCTCATTGACAAACAATACGGCTGCACTTGCAGCCATAATATTTTTAACCGTCTTTTTATGGTTTTCTCCAAGACTCGGAATCGATATAGTTTCTACATATAATATAACTGCAATAATAGGAATTATTACGGGCTTTGCAGCCTCGGCTCTTTTGCTTAAACTTCCCGATCCCGATTTTGAAAGGAGAATGGAGGCTGTAAAAGAAGCTAAAGCAGAAGGAAGAAGCCGAAAGGAAATACGAAAGCTAAAGAAAGGAAACCAAAACCTGCAAAAGGGTTCTTTTTTTGCTGCTGCAAAGGAAGCCTTTGGCGATAAAAATTTTGCGCTCTATATTTTTTCGTTTTTTATAATTCAGTTCGGAATAAGTTTGGCCCGTCCCTTTATAATTGTTTATGGAAGATCGGTTTATGGTATACCCGATAATTTGGTAATTATCTTTTCTCTTGCTTCAACTATGGGTTCCCTTTTGGTCGGGCTTTTAATGCGCCTTTTAATAGACAGGATGGGAGCAAAGCCGATGTATGTTATTTTTACGGCACTCAGTGTTGCAGCTCTTTTTCCTGCAATTGTAGCTCCTGCGAGAGAAATGCAGCTTATCGCATTTATATTTTTAATTCTGTTTTCGATGATAACCAACATGGGCTTTTCCGCTCAAATGGATGCATCTCAGGCCTACTTCTTCGGAATAGTTCCGTCAAAATCCTTGATGGATTTGAGTATGCTTAATTTTTTTGTTATGGGTATTACAGGAGCTCTTGGTTCAATCTTGGGCGGCCGCATTTTGGATATGCTCCAAACCTCAGGCTTTTCCAATTTGAGTATGTACCGTTTATTTTTTTCGGGCGTTATAATCTGCATCCTTTTCGGAATGATTTTTCAGATTAGGCTTTTAAATCTTGGCGGCCGCCTTGTAAAGGATGCTCTTGCAGTTATTTTTTCGCCGCGCGACATGAAGGCTTTAAACCTTTTGTATAAACTGGATTCGAGTGCAAGCCTTCAGACGGAAGAAAAAATTTTACATGAGCTTACTGCAACGGCTTCTCAAGAATCGGCCGATAAGTTAAATCAATATATGAGCTCTCCGCGCTTTTCTATCAGGTATTCTGCGATGAAGTCTCTAAATTCTTTAGAAAAACTTTCGGCAAAAAATAAGGAATCTCTTTTAGAAGAATTGAACAAAGGAGAATTTACTACGGCTGCCCTTGCGGCAAAAACTCTCGCCCATTTTAATGTGTATCAAGCGGTTGAGCCTTTGCGTAATGCTCTTGAAAGTGAAGACTATCTTTTGGCAGGTGAGGCGATGATTGCCCTTGCCCGCCTTAAAGATGAGGCTTCTCAATTTAAAATTTCACAGATCTTATCCGGAACACAAAATCCCAAAATTCTGCTTTCGGGCATTAAGGCTATGGAAACTTATAGGTCGGTAAATTCCATTCCCTTTATAATCGACTTGCTCCGCAGGGAGGGACTTCCTTCCTTGGTAGAAGATGAGGCTTATTTAAGTTTGGCTTCGATGATGAAGGTTGAGGGCGGTTTTTATTTTGCTTATGATAGGTTTAAAAACGAAGCGAGGGACACGGGAGCAATTTTTACCGACATGCTGGATGAAGCTTTTGCAAAAAGAAAAAATTCGGATCTTAAATTCAAAAAGATAATTTTAACATTTATAAGCGAGGCTTCAAACGATACAGAATTTATAAAATGGTTTTTAGATTTGGCGGAAGATTTTTTAGGCATGAACACTGCTCTTCTTTTGAGCGTTATAATGGATATCGACATGGTTACAAATAAATCGTTTAGATTTTTCTTGTGCTATTGGACCGTGTCGATTTTTAAAGAGCCTAGATTGGCGGCAATCTAA
- a CDS encoding nitroreductase family protein: protein MNEVIKNMLTRVSVRKFTADRVEDEKLKTIVECAKASPTGKNRQMRKFTVVHNREKIQELARAVSSVLDIPNYRIYDCDALILISFEEDDRFGYCDSSVAIQNIYLAAHALGLGSVWINQLREKCNSPEIRRVLDSFNIPKNHVVCGISAIGYPAEHPEPKTRTEPVEFIN from the coding sequence ATGAATGAGGTTATTAAGAACATGCTCACTCGTGTGAGTGTCCGTAAGTTTACGGCAGACAGGGTCGAAGACGAAAAGCTTAAAACGATTGTAGAATGTGCTAAGGCTTCTCCGACAGGTAAAAACAGGCAGATGAGAAAATTTACCGTTGTGCATAATAGGGAGAAAATACAGGAACTTGCAAGGGCTGTTTCTTCCGTGCTTGATATTCCGAATTATCGAATCTATGACTGTGATGCGTTGATACTCATAAGTTTTGAAGAGGATGACCGCTTCGGCTACTGCGATTCTTCGGTTGCAATTCAAAATATTTATCTTGCAGCTCATGCGCTCGGACTGGGCTCAGTTTGGATAAATCAGCTGAGGGAAAAATGTAATTCGCCCGAAATAAGGCGCGTTTTAGATTCTTTTAATATTCCTAAAAATCATGTTGTCTGCGGAATATCCGCTATCGGTTATCCTGCTGAACATCCCGAACCTAAAACACGTACCGAGCCTGTGGAATTCATAAATTAA
- the msrB gene encoding peptide-methionine (R)-S-oxide reductase MsrB yields the protein MKNKNILVRMSFLTAIVLFLSCTKAQAEQKLPIGGNGMIREIYFAGGCFWGVEGYFRQIPGVKETDTGYANGKNDSASYKGLHQSDHAETVKIVYDASTVSLQELLAHYFRVVDPTSLNKQGNDTGRQYRTGIYYVDDSMVNEVKSFIKFMQRKYSKPIVIEVEKLKHFILAEEYHQDYLQKNPGGYCHIDLTLALKPLYDESKFKPQSKESLKRSLTTIQFSVTQEKATERPFTSQYDKFDAEGIYVDITTGKPLFSSLNKYDAGCGWPSFTKPITTQALQYLDDRSHGMNRTEVVSKTGGAHLGHVFDDGPSDAGGLRYCINGAALRFIPYENMEKEGYGDYLPYVKPTGNF from the coding sequence ATGAAAAATAAGAACATTTTAGTACGCATGAGTTTTTTGACGGCGATAGTTTTGTTCCTATCATGTACAAAAGCTCAGGCAGAGCAAAAATTACCAATTGGAGGAAACGGAATGATTAGAGAAATATACTTTGCAGGCGGCTGTTTTTGGGGCGTCGAAGGATATTTTCGCCAAATACCCGGCGTTAAAGAAACCGATACGGGTTATGCAAACGGAAAAAATGACTCCGCAAGCTATAAGGGTTTACATCAGAGTGACCATGCCGAAACCGTAAAGATTGTTTACGATGCTTCCACCGTAAGCTTACAGGAATTGCTTGCGCATTATTTCAGAGTAGTAGATCCTACCTCGCTTAACAAACAAGGAAACGATACGGGGCGCCAGTATAGAACAGGTATCTATTACGTTGACGATTCCATGGTTAACGAAGTAAAAAGCTTCATTAAATTTATGCAAAGAAAATATTCAAAGCCCATCGTAATTGAAGTTGAAAAGCTCAAGCATTTTATTCTTGCAGAAGAATATCATCAAGACTATCTTCAAAAAAATCCGGGCGGATATTGCCACATCGATTTAACTCTTGCTTTAAAACCGCTCTACGATGAAAGCAAATTTAAGCCTCAGTCAAAAGAATCATTGAAAAGATCTTTGACAACCATACAATTTTCTGTTACACAAGAAAAAGCAACCGAAAGGCCTTTTACAAGTCAGTATGACAAATTCGATGCTGAAGGAATTTATGTTGACATCACAACAGGCAAACCTCTTTTTTCTTCATTAAACAAGTACGATGCAGGCTGCGGGTGGCCTTCATTTACAAAGCCCATCACAACTCAGGCTCTTCAATACTTAGATGACAGAAGCCACGGTATGAACCGAACCGAAGTTGTTTCAAAAACCGGAGGCGCTCACCTCGGTCATGTCTTTGATGACGGCCCTTCCGATGCGGGCGGATTACGATACTGCATTAACGGTGCAGCACTACGCTTTATTCCTTATGAAAACATGGAAAAAGAAGGTTACGGAGATTATCTCCCCTATGTAAAACCTACAGGAAACTTCTAA
- a CDS encoding threonine/serine exporter family protein, which yields MPLYVHSIASFIASFCFCFLFSVPKKNTYLSALCGSISWTILIFFQNMGVNYIFATLAGAIAVGILADFFAVLQKTPVTCFIVIGTIPLVPGFKVYKTMLFFVTDRLEKGVSEGVQAAFIAIAISVGLIISTSAIRLIRTIKKRTANKIKK from the coding sequence ATGCCGCTTTACGTACATTCAATAGCATCTTTTATTGCAAGTTTTTGTTTTTGCTTTTTATTCTCTGTGCCGAAAAAAAATACTTATTTAAGCGCCCTGTGCGGAAGTATTTCTTGGACGATTTTAATATTTTTTCAAAATATGGGAGTAAACTATATATTTGCTACCCTTGCAGGAGCCATAGCCGTAGGTATCTTGGCAGATTTTTTTGCGGTCCTTCAAAAAACTCCGGTCACCTGCTTCATAGTTATAGGAACTATTCCCTTGGTTCCGGGTTTTAAAGTTTATAAAACCATGCTTTTTTTTGTTACAGATAGACTGGAAAAAGGAGTCAGCGAAGGGGTACAAGCCGCTTTTATAGCCATAGCCATATCCGTCGGCTTAATTATTTCTACATCGGCAATCCGTCTTATCAGGACAATAAAGAAAAGAACCGCAAATAAAATAAAAAAATAA
- a CDS encoding threonine/serine exporter family protein, with amino-acid sequence MEEEKKAVSIFRIALAAGELLIKNGAEMNRTEETILRICASRGFTDIAVFISPTVIMIGDDKKEGTTYIKNIKTRGSNIKKISLVNEFSRNFTQGNIPASEALNILKKIDAEKGYPYWLVLTTAGIGCGVFSVLLGGTVNDFIVTFLATFAAVFLNDRITQFSKTVFLGNFIAGFFVGIITILFYHIGFVKNLDMIIVGAVLSLVPGVAFTSGIRDFILGDLISGIARTCEAVLIAVAIAFGIGSVLFGYSLLGGI; translated from the coding sequence ATGGAAGAAGAAAAAAAAGCGGTTTCCATTTTTAGAATAGCCTTGGCGGCCGGAGAGCTCTTGATAAAGAACGGAGCCGAGATGAATAGAACCGAAGAGACTATTTTAAGAATATGCGCTTCGCGCGGGTTTACCGATATAGCTGTTTTTATAAGCCCTACCGTAATAATGATAGGCGATGACAAAAAAGAAGGAACGACCTATATTAAAAATATCAAAACCCGAGGAAGCAATATAAAGAAGATTTCATTGGTAAATGAATTTTCAAGAAACTTTACTCAAGGTAATATTCCCGCAAGCGAAGCTCTCAATATTTTAAAAAAGATTGATGCAGAAAAAGGTTATCCCTATTGGCTAGTCTTGACGACGGCCGGAATAGGCTGCGGAGTTTTCTCCGTTTTATTGGGCGGTACGGTAAACGATTTTATCGTTACATTTCTTGCAACCTTTGCCGCCGTTTTTTTAAACGACAGAATTACCCAATTTTCCAAAACGGTATTTTTAGGGAATTTTATTGCAGGTTTTTTTGTCGGCATAATAACCATTCTTTTTTACCATATCGGTTTTGTAAAAAATCTTGACATGATAATAGTAGGAGCCGTTTTGTCGCTTGTACCCGGAGTCGCCTTTACATCCGGTATACGGGATTTTATTTTGGGTGATTTAATTTCGGGGATAGCACGAACTTGTGAGGCCGTACTCATAGCAGTTGCCATAGCCTTCGGCATAGGTTCCGTTCTGTTCGGGTACTCTCTTTTGGGAGGAATATAA
- the loaP gene encoding antiterminator LoaP — translation MDYYVVQVSTGKEKNFIADAEFKNKFKELSYSIVFPQRILKIRKAGTVTEKQLPVFAGYLFIGADEISKELYQHIRKCKGFYRFLPNNQEPRFLEGMDLEILNQFISFGGVAKISQVVFDENDRIKVIEGPLSGLEGYIVRVNKRKGRATVCLDICQTAFSIDLGFETIKKEKNESPN, via the coding sequence ATGGATTATTATGTAGTTCAGGTAAGCACAGGAAAAGAAAAGAATTTTATTGCAGATGCAGAATTTAAAAATAAATTTAAAGAGCTTTCTTATTCTATAGTTTTTCCTCAAAGAATTTTAAAGATAAGAAAGGCCGGTACGGTAACGGAGAAGCAGCTGCCTGTTTTTGCTGGGTATTTGTTTATAGGTGCTGATGAGATTTCAAAAGAGTTGTATCAGCATATTAGAAAGTGTAAAGGCTTTTATAGATTTTTACCTAATAATCAAGAACCTAGATTTTTAGAAGGAATGGATTTGGAAATTCTTAATCAATTTATTTCCTTCGGAGGGGTTGCGAAAATTTCACAAGTTGTGTTTGATGAAAATGATAGAATAAAAGTTATCGAAGGCCCTTTAAGCGGACTTGAAGGTTATATTGTAAGAGTGAATAAGAGGAAGGGAAGAGCTACCGTTTGTTTGGATATCTGCCAGACTGCTTTTTCTATCGACTTAGGATTTGAAACAATAAAGAAGGAAAAAAATGAATCACCCAATTAA
- a CDS encoding nucleoside-diphosphate sugar epimerase/dehydratase, with protein sequence MNHPIKQKSSIYIVGAGLAGTMIAHEISAKKIFGKVAAFLDDDSKKIGTKINGIPVFGPISETVHLIRIDTGDEALIAIPSIRSERLREIYDLLKSAGFSKIKLLPAISQIIDGSAHLVQAREIDPQDLLTRTPVTISLKKSLAYLRGKRVLITGAGGSIGSELCRQLLSGGAERLYLFGHGENSIYQIYKELKILQAGGVGDKATIVPVIGELKDREYMRYIIKQLKCDAVFHTAAYKHVPLMEENPVAVIENNVFGTKNLLDACIEFGVKRFVLISTDKAVEPVSVYGVSKLLSEKLVLQAAETVKEKKDSAYMFVRFGNVLGSRGSIFPLFVEQIKNGGPVTVTDKKMIRFFMTIPEDCSLVLQAGGVGKSGESYLLDMGDPVNIYETAEQLIKYMGFEPEKDIKIEIIGAREGERLEEPLWSSTEYLEKTDYEKIMRLRDKKEFDSEILNEILNTLYPFCFYNEDHKDIFRNKEKMRKFLEEKSLLIYKN encoded by the coding sequence ATGAATCACCCAATTAAACAAAAATCTTCCATATATATTGTCGGTGCAGGGCTTGCCGGAACTATGATTGCACATGAAATTTCGGCAAAAAAAATATTCGGTAAGGTCGCCGCATTTTTGGACGATGATTCTAAAAAAATCGGAACCAAGATTAACGGCATTCCCGTATTCGGGCCTATAAGCGAAACTGTTCATTTAATCAGAATAGATACGGGGGATGAGGCTTTAATTGCGATTCCCAGTATACGCTCGGAACGTTTGAGAGAAATATATGATCTTCTTAAATCGGCAGGGTTTTCAAAAATAAAGTTGTTGCCTGCAATTTCGCAAATCATTGACGGTTCGGCGCATTTGGTGCAGGCCAGAGAGATAGACCCGCAGGATTTACTTACACGCACTCCCGTTACAATTTCTTTAAAGAAGAGCTTGGCATACCTCAGAGGAAAGCGTGTTTTAATTACCGGTGCCGGAGGTTCTATCGGGAGCGAACTCTGCCGTCAGCTTTTATCGGGCGGAGCGGAACGCCTCTATCTTTTCGGACATGGCGAAAATTCCATCTATCAAATTTATAAGGAACTTAAAATATTGCAGGCCGGCGGAGTAGGAGACAAGGCTACTATAGTTCCCGTAATCGGGGAATTAAAAGACCGCGAGTACATGCGCTACATCATCAAGCAATTAAAATGCGATGCCGTTTTTCATACCGCTGCTTATAAACATGTTCCGTTGATGGAAGAAAATCCTGTTGCCGTTATCGAAAACAATGTTTTTGGAACAAAGAATCTTTTGGATGCCTGTATTGAATTCGGCGTAAAGCGCTTTGTTTTAATTTCGACGGATAAGGCTGTTGAGCCTGTTTCTGTTTACGGTGTTTCAAAATTATTAAGCGAAAAATTGGTATTGCAGGCTGCCGAAACCGTAAAAGAAAAAAAAGATTCGGCTTATATGTTTGTGCGTTTCGGAAATGTTTTGGGTTCAAGAGGTTCTATATTTCCCTTATTTGTAGAACAGATAAAAAACGGCGGGCCCGTTACGGTAACAGATAAAAAGATGATAAGATTTTTTATGACAATTCCTGAAGACTGTTCCTTAGTATTGCAGGCCGGAGGTGTCGGCAAATCGGGCGAGTCCTATCTTCTCGATATGGGTGATCCTGTAAATATTTATGAAACTGCAGAACAGCTTATAAAGTACATGGGCTTTGAACCTGAGAAAGATATTAAGATAGAAATAATAGGAGCCAGAGAAGGAGAGCGTTTGGAAGAACCTCTTTGGTCTTCAACCGAATATCTTGAAAAAACCGATTACGAAAAAATTATGCGCTTGCGCGATAAAAAAGAATTTGATTCTGAAATCTTAAATGAAATTTTAAATACGTTATACCCCTTTTGTTTTTACAATGAAGATCATAAAGATATTTTTCGCAATAAAGAAAAAATGCGCAAGTTTTTAGAAGAAAAAAGTTTGTTAATTTACAAAAATTGA
- a CDS encoding retropepsin-like aspartic protease: MMNTPNVGKILKFCRRFSFFLFALILSSCKVSIEENIDNQVEVLEFEIRPMARIVVQAKLGNVSCNFMIDTGCDSSVLSEEFANRIGKSFLFPAIIKTFSGRGFSLGSRWKSKDVLKIGNFNFGKLQFVIGELDDFMLKNIHGIIGTDILQKCILNLDYSKGKGYLIPRSIFNDKEYSKYEKLKIDKKSLMPVEIENKKYKLLVDSGAEGIFLDIDNRITFSDSVVVKNIESKYDTIISSIKIDGKLCRSQKGIKINNILINDIVYQTYKLSKKFIFNSESIIAGIVFISKLDWIFDYHNNSVYIFKPDNFTSDFKEYKIKEVVLYRKLNALWLKWENNENPLIDITDIKSSDKIIEVNGVSFKDCIEKLGYEKGYDVFLSGIESLDFNSITVMREDKKVVLNRKK; the protein is encoded by the coding sequence ATGATGAATACACCGAATGTTGGTAAGATACTAAAATTTTGCCGGAGATTTTCATTTTTTTTATTTGCTTTGATTTTATCTTCATGTAAGGTTTCCATTGAAGAAAATATTGATAATCAAGTAGAAGTACTTGAATTTGAAATACGGCCTATGGCTAGAATTGTTGTTCAGGCAAAACTTGGTAATGTTTCTTGTAACTTTATGATAGATACAGGATGTGATTCCTCGGTTCTCTCAGAAGAATTTGCAAATAGAATCGGTAAAAGTTTTTTGTTTCCTGCGATTATTAAGACATTTTCCGGGAGAGGGTTTAGTCTTGGAAGCAGATGGAAATCGAAAGATGTATTAAAAATAGGAAATTTTAATTTCGGAAAGTTACAATTTGTTATCGGTGAGCTTGATGATTTTATGTTAAAAAATATTCACGGAATAATCGGTACCGATATTTTACAAAAATGCATTTTAAACTTAGATTACTCAAAAGGAAAAGGATATCTTATCCCCCGATCAATTTTCAATGATAAAGAATATTCAAAATACGAGAAATTAAAAATAGATAAAAAAAGTTTGATGCCTGTCGAAATTGAAAATAAAAAATATAAGTTACTTGTAGATTCTGGTGCAGAAGGTATTTTTTTGGATATCGATAATAGAATAACTTTTAGCGATTCGGTTGTTGTAAAGAATATTGAATCTAAGTATGATACTATTATTTCTTCTATTAAAATTGATGGTAAATTATGCCGATCGCAAAAAGGAATTAAGATAAATAACATTCTTATTAATGATATTGTGTATCAGACATATAAATTATCTAAAAAATTTATATTTAATTCTGAAAGTATAATAGCAGGTATTGTATTTATATCCAAATTGGATTGGATTTTTGATTATCACAATAATTCGGTATATATTTTTAAACCGGACAATTTTACTTCCGATTTTAAAGAATATAAAATTAAAGAAGTAGTTTTATACCGCAAATTAAATGCTCTATGGTTAAAATGGGAAAATAACGAAAATCCTCTTATAGATATAACGGATATTAAAAGCAGTGATAAAATTATTGAAGTCAATGGAGTGTCTTTTAAAGACTGTATTGAAAAATTGGGCTATGAAAAAGGTTATGACGTTTTTTTATCGGGAATTGAAAGTTTAGATTTTAATTCTATTACCGTTATGCGGGAAGATAAAAAAGTTGTCCTAAACCGAAAAAAATAA
- a CDS encoding S41 family peptidase — protein MKKKKLILKTVEFSLVLLFIITSLIISKKNDTVSGFISEEKMKADYEYFWDFIYNGYPFTEVCERKGIDLSQIRQTGYRYLSDPMMQHGYYFFYDDLCRKITRNIYIGHLYPSDYFDYKNAFKKTSLSALYLEQLPLIDNFYNKMPKTGAFTDKSDTLYAGNLKNINPPLIGARKYSKPYIKIIDTGHIAYIKINSFYITNSNEKQEYRKIVDKFFMETADYKHIIIDITNNGGGYTSNYEVLITPNLKANKAIFTYSLYNENKYILPVLNYWLKNDPSTVELIEKSEVPNVENCGTIKNDKAVKIKDSLASKPIFGYKPCEDKKFWLLVSSDSYSAADRFTDICKKTGFATVVGDRTGGAGVNGYYPSFIVLPNSGLLIKFDFMYGLTEDGYCTDEFGTAPDIYNLPGKDALETCLETIKNLGERTNF, from the coding sequence ATGAAAAAGAAAAAACTAATACTTAAAACCGTTGAGTTTTCTCTCGTATTATTATTTATTATAACGTCTCTTATCATCTCAAAAAAAAATGACACTGTATCGGGTTTTATTTCTGAAGAAAAAATGAAGGCTGATTATGAATATTTTTGGGATTTTATTTATAACGGTTATCCTTTTACTGAAGTTTGTGAACGCAAAGGAATTGATTTAAGCCAAATACGGCAGACAGGATATAGGTATTTATCGGATCCTATGATGCAGCATGGATATTATTTTTTCTATGATGATTTATGCAGAAAAATTACTAGAAACATATATATAGGACATCTTTATCCTTCCGACTATTTTGATTATAAAAATGCATTTAAAAAAACATCTTTGTCGGCTTTATATCTTGAACAATTACCTTTAATTGATAACTTTTATAATAAAATGCCTAAAACAGGTGCTTTTACCGACAAAAGCGATACGTTGTATGCAGGTAATCTTAAAAATATAAATCCTCCGTTGATAGGGGCTCGTAAGTATTCAAAACCATATATAAAGATAATAGATACTGGTCATATTGCATACATAAAAATAAATTCTTTTTATATAACAAATAGCAATGAAAAACAAGAATATCGTAAAATTGTAGATAAGTTTTTTATGGAAACGGCAGATTATAAACATATAATTATAGATATTACAAATAACGGAGGCGGTTACACTTCTAATTACGAAGTTTTAATAACTCCTAATTTAAAAGCCAATAAAGCAATTTTTACCTATTCATTATATAATGAAAATAAATATATATTACCTGTTTTAAATTATTGGCTAAAAAATGACCCGTCTACAGTAGAACTGATAGAAAAGTCTGAAGTACCGAATGTAGAAAACTGCGGGACAATAAAAAACGATAAGGCTGTAAAGATTAAAGATTCATTGGCATCTAAACCTATATTCGGATATAAACCTTGTGAAGATAAAAAGTTTTGGCTTTTAGTAAGCAGTGATTCGTATTCTGCAGCAGACCGTTTTACCGATATTTGTAAAAAGACGGGTTTTGCAACGGTAGTAGGAGATCGGACAGGAGGAGCAGGAGTAAACGGCTATTATCCTAGTTTTATAGTTTTACCCAATAGCGGCTTATTGATAAAGTTTGATTTTATGTACGGTTTAACCGAGGACGGTTATTGCACTGACGAGTTCGGTACAGCTCCCGATATTTATAATCTCCCCGGAAAGGATGCCTTAGAGACCTGCTTGGAAACTATAAAAAATTTAGGGGAGAGGACAAACTTTTGA